GATCAATTGGGAGAAAAAGGGAAGGTAGAGAATAGTTATCCCGAATTATCCCCGGAAGAAAAATACCATAATATTATCTTCGCTTTAAAAAAAGCGATTAACATAATCCCCGATTCTATCACCCTGTTATTAGAAATACTCAATACCAGAGTAGATCATCCCGGATATTACTTGAACAATATCGATATAGCATTTAAGATTATTCAGGAAATCAATCATCCCCACCTAAAAATTTTGGCTGATCTTTATCATCTTGGCACCATGGGATTTGATTTGAAAGAAGTGATTGAAAAATACCTGCCCAGCATTGGTTATTTTCACATTGCCGATATTCCAGGACGTCACGAACCTGGTACAGGTGAAATTAACTGGTGTTCAATACTTCAATTATTAAAAGAAAAACATTATCAAGGATTTATCGGTTTTGAATACTCACCTGCTCAGGACTCCCGTGAATCATTAATAAAAATAAAACATCTCTGGCAAAAAGTTTTTCCTGAGTAAAAATTATTTTATAATTTACTGTTGATATTTTTCTTGAATTAGCATCTCCACATCGGTAATAGGTCTTCGAAATGGTCCTTCTGCTTCCATCTTGAGGCTAGTGAATGCCGCTGCCCAAATCGTTGCT
This genomic interval from Atribacterota bacterium contains the following:
- a CDS encoding TIM barrel protein; the encoded protein is MKPAICIEMLYPELLLAEKIKEISQIGFPFLEFWDWRDKDIPLINSLGQKYNTRVVNFSGQRLGSLIASTTHHEVFSDLEEAIIVAQQLNCPNLMLLTDQLGEKGKVENSYPELSPEEKYHNIIFALKKAINIIPDSITLLLEILNTRVDHPGYYLNNIDIAFKIIQEINHPHLKILADLYHLGTMGFDLKEVIEKYLPSIGYFHIADIPGRHEPGTGEINWCSILQLLKEKHYQGFIGFEYSPAQDSRESLIKIKHLWQKVFPE